A single window of Acinetobacter wuhouensis DNA harbors:
- the lpoB gene encoding penicillin-binding protein activator LpoB has product MNMKLVLASVATVVALTGCASTQVNYGDAQSVETLNKDFGSTDLQMIADKMVTDMLSFPVVVQLTQNRRPVMFVDKIRNKTQEHIDTESITDTIQNKLINSGKFRFVDMTAANAMADQLNYQKNSGLVNQATSVKAGGHIGAEYMLNGNLSSIVKNVGGKSDVYYKFTLKLQNVQTGIVEWTSEKEIRKSAKRSAFGL; this is encoded by the coding sequence ATGAATATGAAATTAGTTTTGGCTTCGGTTGCCACTGTAGTTGCATTAACGGGTTGTGCAAGCACTCAGGTGAATTATGGTGATGCGCAGTCTGTTGAAACATTAAACAAAGATTTTGGTTCTACAGATCTACAAATGATTGCTGATAAAATGGTGACAGATATGTTGTCATTCCCAGTGGTTGTACAATTGACGCAAAACCGTCGTCCAGTGATGTTTGTAGATAAAATTCGCAACAAAACTCAAGAGCATATCGACACTGAATCAATCACTGACACGATTCAAAACAAATTGATCAATTCAGGTAAATTCCGTTTTGTTGATATGACTGCTGCCAATGCGATGGCAGATCAATTGAACTATCAGAAGAACAGTGGTTTAGTGAATCAAGCGACTTCTGTAAAAGCAGGTGGTCATATTGGTGCTGAATACATGCTTAACGGTAACCTTTCAAGTATCGTGAAAAATGTTGGTGGTAAGAGCGATGTTTATTATAAATTCACTTTAAAACTACAAAATGTTCAAACCGGTATCGTTGAGTGGACAAGCGAAAAAGAAATTCGTAAATCAGCAAAACGTTCAGCATTTGGCTTATAA
- a CDS encoding CsgG/HfaB family protein has protein sequence MMKKILLAAILAGVCSSSAFAALKEVVKEATGSGATQHQAISEALLIAVQSVNGATVAPRADIEETVEMSVSNNQWKYSGKVSPVFSVDNTGSGSVTKFQVLSVTGSKNNYRAKVRAHVVQFQSTVQDQHLRRIAVLPFQFAEKNNRSAATDSAGEFSVELADVLGNYLAQSGQLSLVDRHYLEEMMYENAFLQWDGAPQEMARIGQKVGADYLLVGRINNLSAANSDRMYGLNKGAEQIRLTWRVIEANTSKVVASGTFNRALNNSSFQNMLNNNLDENSAEKVAQGLSQEVLAGLKLQPSVGTYGNQGSSFTPTYDMTPGSSEKPIKWD, from the coding sequence ATGATGAAAAAAATATTACTTGCCGCAATTTTAGCAGGAGTGTGCAGTAGCAGCGCATTTGCAGCCCTAAAGGAAGTGGTTAAAGAAGCAACTGGAAGCGGTGCAACACAGCATCAAGCTATTTCAGAAGCACTTTTAATTGCTGTACAGTCTGTTAATGGTGCAACGGTTGCGCCACGTGCTGATATTGAAGAAACAGTTGAAATGTCTGTGAGCAATAATCAGTGGAAATATTCAGGTAAAGTTTCACCTGTATTTAGCGTGGATAATACTGGATCAGGTTCGGTAACAAAATTCCAAGTATTGAGTGTAACGGGCTCAAAAAATAACTATCGTGCTAAAGTTCGCGCGCATGTAGTTCAATTCCAGTCTACGGTTCAAGATCAACATTTGCGCCGTATCGCAGTATTGCCATTCCAATTTGCAGAGAAAAATAACCGTTCCGCAGCAACAGATTCAGCGGGTGAGTTTAGTGTAGAACTAGCCGATGTTTTAGGCAATTATCTTGCACAATCAGGTCAATTGAGTCTGGTAGATCGTCATTATCTTGAAGAAATGATGTATGAAAATGCATTCTTACAATGGGATGGCGCACCACAAGAAATGGCGCGTATTGGTCAAAAAGTAGGTGCAGACTATTTATTGGTTGGGCGTATTAATAATTTGTCTGCTGCAAATTCAGATCGAATGTATGGTTTGAATAAAGGTGCTGAACAAATCCGTTTAACTTGGCGTGTAATCGAAGCGAATACGAGTAAAGTGGTGGCTTCAGGAACATTCAATCGCGCTTTGAACAATAGTTCTTTTCAAAATATGTTGAATAACAATTTAGATGAGAATAGTGCTGAAAAAGTTGCACAAGGACTGAGTCAAGAAGTATTGGCAGGCTTGAAGTTACAGCCTTCGGTAGGTACTTATGGCAATCAAGGTTCAAGTTTTACCCCAACTTATGATATGACACCTGGGTCAAGTGAAAAACCGATTAAGTGGGATTAA
- the recN gene encoding DNA repair protein RecN, with protein sequence MLTHLNLINFALADNLAIDINQGFNVLTGETGAGKSLLLDALSACLGERTDTNYVRYGSEKADITAVFSYQDTSPEAEWLKTHELDDESGEIHLRRVIFATGRSKAWINGRPSSLSELKEVGRLLVQLYSQHSQQQLLEPPYPKHWIDRYSNFYQPAQDVRNAYSTWQKNIRTHQAAIDAQANRLQRIGTLELQIEELEELVQIDYKEIEQEFDRLSHHEHIMQDCSYSINVIDESEQNIGQEISSIIRRLESHAGRSEQLSEIYNSLINAQSEIDDATANLRQFIDRQSFDPERMDELNTQLEVFHRLARKYRIQPDELKQQYETWQAELSQLHQLEDPEALAEQVEQSHQAFIEKAQYLDQIRRDAAEPLAKQLTEQVKQLALPEAHFEFKFEPLEQVSAEGLSFIQLLFTANKGIPPQPLARVASGGELSRIALVMQVMNAEKTDAEVLVFDEIDVGISGGTAEIVGRLLGDLGQHVQILCITHQAQVAAQSDQHLLVKKLQTDPASSTIVELEEDQRILELARMTGGIEISETTLQHAKQLRQLKFQHA encoded by the coding sequence ATGCTGACACACTTAAATCTAATCAATTTTGCTTTAGCCGATAACCTTGCCATCGATATTAATCAGGGCTTCAATGTACTCACAGGCGAAACAGGTGCAGGTAAATCATTATTATTAGATGCTTTGTCAGCTTGCTTAGGCGAACGCACGGATACCAACTATGTCCGTTATGGCTCAGAAAAAGCAGATATTACTGCGGTGTTTAGTTATCAGGACACTAGCCCAGAAGCTGAATGGTTAAAAACCCATGAGTTAGATGACGAATCTGGTGAAATCCATTTAAGACGAGTTATATTTGCTACAGGTCGCAGTAAGGCATGGATTAATGGTCGCCCAAGCAGTCTGTCTGAATTAAAAGAAGTTGGACGTTTATTGGTTCAACTTTATAGCCAACACAGTCAACAACAACTTTTAGAACCACCTTATCCAAAGCATTGGATTGATCGCTATAGTAATTTTTACCAACCTGCCCAAGATGTTCGCAATGCTTATAGTACATGGCAAAAAAATATTCGTACCCATCAAGCCGCGATTGATGCGCAAGCCAATCGCTTACAGCGCATAGGCACCTTAGAACTACAAATCGAAGAACTCGAAGAACTTGTACAGATCGACTATAAAGAAATAGAGCAAGAATTTGACCGCCTCAGTCATCATGAACACATCATGCAAGACTGTAGTTATAGCATCAATGTCATTGATGAATCTGAGCAGAATATTGGCCAAGAAATCTCTTCGATTATTCGTCGTTTAGAATCACATGCAGGACGTAGCGAACAACTGTCTGAGATTTATAATTCTCTGATCAATGCGCAAAGTGAAATTGATGATGCGACTGCAAATTTACGTCAATTTATTGACCGTCAAAGTTTTGATCCTGAACGCATGGATGAGTTGAATACTCAACTTGAAGTTTTTCATCGTTTAGCCCGAAAATACCGTATTCAACCTGACGAGTTAAAACAACAGTATGAAACTTGGCAAGCTGAACTTTCACAGCTTCATCAACTTGAAGATCCTGAAGCTTTAGCTGAACAAGTTGAACAATCGCATCAAGCCTTTATCGAGAAAGCACAATATCTTGATCAAATTCGTCGTGATGCCGCTGAACCATTAGCCAAACAATTAACGGAACAAGTCAAACAATTGGCACTGCCTGAAGCACATTTTGAATTTAAGTTTGAACCTTTAGAGCAAGTATCTGCCGAAGGACTTAGTTTTATTCAGCTATTATTCACAGCCAATAAAGGCATTCCGCCACAGCCTTTGGCACGTGTTGCATCGGGCGGTGAATTGTCCCGTATTGCCCTCGTCATGCAAGTGATGAATGCTGAAAAAACCGATGCTGAAGTGTTGGTATTTGATGAAATCGATGTCGGGATCAGTGGTGGGACCGCTGAAATTGTCGGTCGCCTATTAGGTGACTTAGGACAGCACGTACAGATTTTATGTATTACCCACCAAGCCCAAGTTGCAGCACAATCCGATCAGCATTTACTGGTGAAAAAATTACAAACTGATCCTGCAAGCAGTACCATTGTTGAGCTTGAGGAAGATCAACGTATTTTAGAATTGGCACGAATGACGGGTGGTATTGAAATTAGTGAAACGACTTTGCAACATGCCAAACAGTTACGACAACTTAAGTTTCAACATGCCTAA
- the ppnP gene encoding pyrimidine/purine nucleoside phosphorylase produces MSTQYDHVSVVKKSNVYFGGLCISHTVQFEDGTKKTLGVILPSEEALTFETHVPERMEIISGECRVKIADSEESELFRAGQSFYVPGNSRFKIETDDVLDYVCHLEG; encoded by the coding sequence ATGTCAACTCAGTACGATCATGTATCCGTAGTAAAAAAATCGAATGTATATTTTGGCGGTTTATGTATTAGTCACACTGTTCAATTTGAAGACGGAACGAAAAAAACTTTAGGCGTGATTCTTCCATCAGAAGAAGCTTTAACTTTTGAAACACATGTACCTGAACGTATGGAAATCATTTCTGGTGAATGTCGCGTTAAAATTGCAGACAGTGAAGAAAGTGAATTGTTCCGTGCAGGTCAGTCATTCTATGTACCAGGCAATAGCCGTTTTAAAATCGAAACAGATGATGTTTTAGATTATGTATGCCATTTAGAAGGTTAA
- the rlmB gene encoding 23S rRNA (guanosine(2251)-2'-O)-methyltransferase RlmB, translating to MAKSEYYYGVHSVESLLELEPERVLTLFTLKGRDDQRLQKILQLAEPFGISVQKASRESLEKLAGQPFHQGVVAAVRPHPVLNEKDLDQLLESSNQPLLLALDHITDPHNLGACIRTAAAMGVEAVIVPRDRSATLTPTARKVAAGGAEKVKFIQVTNLARTLGQIKENYNVRVVGTMLDEKALPIQKFDFTGTAVCVVMGAEDTGLRPITQSHCDQTVFIPMSGNLQSLNVSVATGMALYEACRQRQTS from the coding sequence ATGGCGAAGTCCGAATATTATTATGGCGTTCATTCTGTGGAGTCATTATTGGAGTTAGAACCTGAGCGTGTTTTGACCTTATTTACCTTGAAAGGACGTGATGATCAGCGTTTGCAAAAGATTTTACAACTGGCTGAACCATTTGGAATCAGTGTGCAAAAAGCCAGCCGTGAAAGTTTGGAAAAACTGGCAGGGCAACCTTTCCATCAAGGTGTCGTGGCTGCAGTACGTCCACATCCAGTGCTGAATGAAAAAGACCTAGATCAATTACTTGAGTCTTCAAATCAACCTTTATTATTGGCTTTGGATCATATTACTGATCCACACAATCTCGGTGCTTGTATCCGAACTGCTGCGGCAATGGGTGTGGAAGCGGTGATCGTACCACGTGATCGTTCAGCGACTTTAACACCGACTGCTCGTAAAGTTGCGGCAGGTGGTGCTGAAAAAGTGAAGTTTATTCAAGTGACTAACTTGGCACGTACATTGGGTCAAATCAAAGAAAACTACAATGTCCGTGTTGTTGGTACAATGTTGGATGAGAAAGCATTACCAATTCAAAAATTTGATTTTACAGGTACAGCAGTCTGTGTGGTGATGGGGGCTGAAGACACAGGCTTACGTCCAATCACTCAGTCGCATTGTGATCAAACGGTCTTTATTCCAATGTCTGGAAACCTACAAAGTTTAAATGTCAGTGTGGCAACAGGGATGGCGTTGTATGAAGCATGCCGTCAACGACAAACAAGCTAA
- a CDS encoding DMT family transporter, translating into MMTSRTQGYLYVAITMCIWGGFTITSRLNAIWHISPWDITALRFSLAFCILMPILLYKKDTAFLFKKEPFILAMIGGVAYCLTSYSAFHFVPAAHAAIFLNGCIPLCTALAGFFLYKQPFDKHTWISLVIMMTAISAMSFLMYEETGVAFGFGDFLFFCSAIWWGIFTVLLRQWKLSAWHSMAGVAIWSAIIYVPIYLLFLPKHLDQATVPHLVMQTLFHGVFVVIIATLAYVEAIKRLGAFKTGSIVTLAPFIAAIIAVPLLNEPLSLAIICGLIGMGIGALQPWRWFAYKDSLQTSLEQQHKD; encoded by the coding sequence ATGATGACCTCCCGTACCCAAGGCTATTTATATGTAGCAATTACCATGTGCATTTGGGGCGGGTTTACCATTACATCAAGGTTGAATGCAATTTGGCATATCAGCCCTTGGGACATTACAGCTTTACGTTTTTCTCTGGCATTTTGCATCTTAATGCCAATTCTGCTTTATAAAAAAGACACGGCATTTTTATTTAAAAAAGAACCTTTTATACTCGCTATGATTGGTGGGGTTGCTTATTGCCTAACTTCATATAGTGCTTTTCACTTTGTCCCCGCAGCGCATGCCGCTATTTTTCTCAATGGTTGTATTCCACTGTGTACGGCTTTAGCAGGTTTTTTCTTATACAAACAGCCTTTTGATAAGCATACGTGGATCAGCTTGGTCATTATGATGACTGCGATTTCTGCCATGAGTTTCTTGATGTATGAAGAAACAGGTGTTGCTTTTGGTTTTGGTGATTTTCTATTCTTCTGTAGTGCAATTTGGTGGGGGATCTTCACCGTCTTGTTACGTCAATGGAAGCTCTCAGCATGGCACTCGATGGCAGGAGTTGCGATTTGGTCAGCGATTATTTATGTACCAATTTACTTATTGTTTTTGCCGAAGCATTTAGATCAAGCAACTGTACCGCATCTAGTGATGCAAACACTCTTTCATGGGGTGTTTGTGGTGATTATTGCAACCTTGGCTTATGTTGAGGCGATTAAGCGTTTAGGTGCGTTTAAGACGGGCAGTATTGTCACACTTGCACCGTTCATCGCTGCAATTATTGCTGTGCCGTTGCTGAATGAACCGCTTAGTCTTGCGATTATTTGTGGCTTGATTGGTATGGGAATCGGTGCTTTACAGCCTTGGCGTTGGTTTGCCTATAAGGACAGTTTGCAAACCAGTTTAGAGCAGCAGCATAAAGATTAA
- the coaE gene encoding dephospho-CoA kinase (Dephospho-CoA kinase (CoaE) performs the final step in coenzyme A biosynthesis.) — protein sequence MSFILGLTGGIGSGKSAASQWFETQGITVVDADIVAREIVEKGQPALRQIQQTFGDWVLLENGELDRRALREYIFKEPEARHQLEQITHPAIRTSIIQQLQAATSSYVILVSPLLFETNQHQLTQHTLLIDASEDLQIQRASQRDGQSIEQIQKIIAAQMSREKKQQLADDIVLNDGHLDHLHAKLAPLHQQYLSKAKGENSQ from the coding sequence ATGTCATTTATCTTGGGTTTAACAGGTGGAATTGGTAGCGGCAAGTCTGCTGCGAGTCAATGGTTCGAGACCCAAGGAATTACTGTGGTTGATGCTGACATTGTGGCACGAGAAATTGTCGAAAAAGGTCAGCCTGCTCTACGACAAATTCAGCAAACTTTCGGTGATTGGGTACTCCTTGAAAATGGTGAACTCGATCGTCGTGCTTTACGTGAATATATTTTCAAAGAACCTGAAGCACGTCATCAACTCGAACAAATCACCCACCCTGCGATCCGCACCTCGATCATTCAACAACTCCAAGCAGCGACGAGTTCCTATGTGATTTTGGTATCACCTTTGCTTTTTGAAACCAATCAACATCAGCTCACACAACATACACTGTTGATTGATGCGAGTGAGGATTTACAAATTCAACGTGCATCACAGCGCGATGGACAATCCATTGAACAAATTCAAAAAATTATTGCAGCACAAATGTCGCGAGAGAAAAAACAACAACTTGCTGATGATATTGTGTTAAATGATGGGCATCTTGATCATTTACACGCCAAACTTGCCCCATTGCATCAACAATATTTAAGCAAAGCTAAAGGCGAAAACAGCCAATAA
- a CDS encoding prepilin peptidase, with the protein MQELLDYLIQTPTALYLTVGVLSLCIGSFLNVVIYRTPKIMEQEWHTDCQLLLHPEQPIIDEEKLSLSKPASTCPKCKTSIRWYQNIPVISWLALRGKCGTCQNPISIRYPFIELLTAVCSLIVVAVFGPTLQMVFGVFLTWILITLTFIDFDTQLLPDRFTLTLGAIGLGINSFNIYTTATSAIWGYIIGFLCLWIVYYLFKIVTGKEGMGYGDFKLLAALGAWMGPLLLPLIILLSSVVGAIIGIILLKIRKENIPFAFGPYIAIAGWIAFLWGDQIMKIYLGQ; encoded by the coding sequence ATGCAAGAGCTTCTCGATTATTTGATTCAAACACCAACAGCGCTTTATTTGACTGTTGGTGTGCTTAGTTTGTGCATAGGTAGTTTTTTAAATGTTGTCATTTACAGAACACCCAAAATAATGGAACAAGAGTGGCATACTGACTGTCAACTTCTGCTTCATCCAGAGCAGCCCATCATTGATGAAGAAAAACTCAGTTTAAGCAAACCAGCTTCAACATGCCCAAAATGCAAAACCTCAATTCGTTGGTATCAAAATATACCTGTTATTAGTTGGTTAGCATTAAGAGGAAAATGCGGTACTTGCCAAAACCCGATTAGTATTCGCTATCCCTTTATCGAATTACTGACTGCTGTATGCTCTTTAATCGTCGTTGCTGTTTTTGGACCAACTTTACAAATGGTTTTCGGGGTCTTTTTAACATGGATACTGATCACCCTTACCTTTATTGATTTTGATACCCAACTACTCCCAGATCGCTTCACTCTGACACTGGGTGCGATTGGCTTAGGCATTAACAGTTTTAACATATACACCACTGCAACATCAGCAATCTGGGGCTATATTATTGGTTTTCTATGCTTATGGATTGTCTACTACCTCTTTAAAATTGTGACTGGTAAAGAAGGCATGGGCTATGGTGATTTTAAATTACTTGCAGCATTGGGTGCATGGATGGGACCATTACTCCTCCCATTAATTATTCTATTGTCATCAGTTGTAGGCGCGATTATTGGAATTATTCTCCTCAAAATACGCAAGGAAAATATTCCTTTCGCATTTGGTCCTTATATCGCGATAGCAGGTTGGATTGCTTTCTTATGGGGCGATCAAATCATGAAGATTTATTTAGGACAATAA